The window AAAGTGCAAAGAACACTGAGTACTTCCCATTGACTTCAAACCAATTAGGAATTTATTACGAATGTATGCAAACTGAAAAAATCAAATACACAATGCCGATTGCGGTGAGATTTGATAACAGTATTGAACCTGAAAAGCTTAAGAATGCTCTTATTAAAACTGTTGAAGCACATCCATATCTTAAAACAAGAATTATCAATACTGATGATGGAAAAATCATGCAAAAAAGATGTGATTATGATGAAATTGAAGAAATAGAAATTGTAGAAGTTGATGCAATTACCAATAAGGAAATAATGAAAAATGACATAAAGGCAATTCCATTGGACAACAACCAATTATTCAGGTTTAAAATCTATAAGACTCCTGAAGAAACTATATTATTCAGTGATTTCCATCACATTATTACAGATGGAGTATCCCAGGATAATTTCTTCCATGATTTAACAAAAGCATATAACAATGAGAAAATTGAAACTGAAAAGATTGATGGATTTGTATATAGTCTCATTGAAAATGAAACTGCAATTAACGAAATCTCTGAGAAATTCTTCAAAACTCAATTCAGTCAAGGTATTGAATCCACAGTTTTAACACCAAACCTTAATGGAAATCCAGATATTGGAGACATAAAACTCATTTCAGATAGTGTGAATTCAACTTTTGTTAGACTCTTCTGTAATGATCATTCAATAAGTCCAAACGTTTTATTCATGACCGCTACAATCTTAAGTCTCAATAAATTTACATTTAATTCCAAATCATTGATTACAACAATTTTCAATGGTAGGGCAAACTCTGATTACTTTGATACACAGGGAATGCTGGTTAAAACTTTACCTATTCTTGTCAATGGTGAAAATCGTGAAATGATGGTTGAAGACTATATTAAAATAGTAGATAAAGCATGGAAAGATGCATTGACCCATAGTAATTATCCATACACAAAACTTGCTGAAGATTATCAGTTAAAACCTGAATTCTTCTATGCATACCACGAAACATTTGATGATGAGATAATACTCGACGGTAAAAAATATAAAACTACTGACCTTGACGGTACTGTAGCAACAGACTATAAAATCAACCTGGACGTATTTGATGATGGAGAGGACATTAGTTTATATATTGAATATAACAACCAAATCTATACTGAAGAGTATGTTAAACTGTTCCTACAAGCAATCAAATATACTTTATTCCAATTCTTCGTGAATGATATGGATAAATTAAGAATAAAAGATATTGAACTTGTGGACGGTGAAATTCCAGAGTTTGAAGAACTTGATACCCCATTCCTACACAAACGCTTTGAAAAACAAGTAGAAGAAAAAGGAGATGAAATTGCACTAGTGGCAACAGATGAGACATTTACTTATGATGAACTTAACCAAAAAGCAAATCGTATAGCAAATGAACTTATCAAAAAAGGTGTCAAACCAAAAA is drawn from uncultured Methanobrevibacter sp. and contains these coding sequences:
- a CDS encoding AMP-binding protein, with product INDIPYYRSGDYAIELPNGEIDIKGRIDNQIKLRGLRIEIGEIESNINRFPKIKRTVVVIKEINNNDHLCAYFTSDEEIDIRLLKRYLNSKLTKYMVPTVFIQLDEIPHLPNGKTDLKKLPTPELDLENVKPENETEEKLFKIVSGMIGSTEFGTTDDLYTLGFTSLTLMKLNSLIYNETNVNIDITSLFNNPTVQSLAYKIDNNIESDIDVDEIIESAKNTEYFPLTSNQLGIYYECMQTEKIKYTMPIAVRFDNSIEPEKLKNALIKTVEAHPYLKTRIINTDDGKIMQKRCDYDEIEEIEIVEVDAITNKEIMKNDIKAIPLDNNQLFRFKIYKTPEETILFSDFHHIITDGVSQDNFFHDLTKAYNNEKIETEKIDGFVYSLIENETAINEISEKFFKTQFSQGIESTVLTPNLNGNPDIGDIKLISDSVNSTFVRLFCNDHSISPNVLFMTATILSLNKFTFNSKSLITTIFNGRANSDYFDTQGMLVKTLPILVNGENREMMVEDYIKIVDKAWKDALTHSNYPYTKLAEDYQLKPEFFYAYHETFDDEIILDGKKYKTTDLDGTVATDYKINLDVFDDGEDISLYIEYNNQIYTEEYVKLFLQAIKYTLFQFFVNDMDKLRIKDIELVDGEIPEFEELDTPFLHKRFEKQVEEKGDEIALVATDETFTYDELNQKANRIANELIKKGVKPKSNVLVMLPRNSDLIATIIGIFKAGCTFVPIDLEYPQERIDYIYENSQADYIINTSGESDNSIDIKELIEGENITNPDVNISPDDLAYMIYTSGSTGNPKGVMISHENACNEAAENPKCEYSSILSIATIAFDTSLEDILTGITNGIKLIFADDIEIKNIVDLIRLIKENEPEVMEFTPSRLLSYLEIEEFCEVIGCGKCIVMGGEQFSAKAFNGVKQYTNAKVYNSYGPTEATIASNYKEITDPEN